Proteins encoded by one window of uncultured Draconibacterium sp.:
- a CDS encoding C-GCAxxG-C-C family protein: protein MKINTTKEFIIEEALKHFDEGYACSQSVLLAFADHFKLDKTMAKRISATFGGGMGRLRETCGAVTGGFMVMGLAFGNEEPKDMDTKLNSYKKVRELSKLVEDIHGTTNCRQLLIKHATEAQVKDRKHHKIICRKVVGDATALVYDILKDNNEI from the coding sequence ATGAAAATTAATACTACAAAAGAATTTATCATTGAAGAGGCACTAAAACATTTCGATGAAGGTTATGCTTGTTCGCAATCGGTGTTACTTGCTTTTGCCGATCATTTTAAGTTAGACAAAACCATGGCCAAGCGTATTTCGGCGACTTTTGGCGGTGGCATGGGACGTTTGCGCGAAACCTGCGGAGCTGTAACAGGTGGTTTTATGGTTATGGGACTGGCATTTGGCAATGAGGAGCCTAAAGACATGGATACCAAGTTAAACAGCTACAAAAAAGTTCGTGAATTAAGTAAGCTTGTCGAAGATATTCACGGAACTACAAATTGCCGCCAGCTATTAATTAAACATGCTACCGAAGCCCAGGTAAAAGACCGCAAACACCACAAAATTATTTGCCGCAAAGTTGTTGGCGATGCCACTGCACTTGTTTATGATATTCTGAAAGATAACAACGAAATTTAG